In the genome of Saprospiraceae bacterium, the window ATCGCATTTATTCTTGGGACCTTTGGGCGTACCCCCCCCCGTTCTTGCCTCAGGTCCTAAGTTCATGTTTGACGATCACGCTTCGGGAAAGGATGGATCTAAATTCCCAGGGGCAAATAAAAGAGGAAAAAGGTCGCTTTGGGCTTCAAGTAATATGGTCTCCTATCAGGAATTCTTCCGAATCTATGAGCTAATCAACGTAGTGTTGCTACATAGGCATAGTGCAAGTGCTTCATGACCAGTTCATACCGCAAGGAGATAAAGCCATTATCAGCCCAGTCGGGCCCAAAGCTATTCATCAATTCAAACTCCCCTTTCAAGTCATTGAAGCCAATGATGACCATAGCATGGCCTGCCAAATCCTCCTGATCCCAATATGTGGCAGCAGTTAGTTTCCAATTGAGGGGAACATCGAGACCGATTACCACCGGCGAAGCATCTTCCAGTTGCCCTTTGATACGGTTTTGGAAGACCATAGTATCGATATTTCCGTTATCTAACTTTCCAAAGGATTGAATACGAAAATCAGCAGCAGATCGAAAATGTTCAGTAGAGGGTTTAACCTCAGGAGAAGTGTTATTAGGGAAATCCCTCTCATAGCAATCCCCAATAGCCTTCGCCAGCCGAAAACCGTTCAAGAGGCTAGCCCCATCCCCCCGGCCAGGACCCACTTTAATTTGATTATAGATAAAGGAAGCCGACAAGCGCTGCTGTTGTACTTCATGAGGATTGGTAGTCGGCTCAGGGGCATCAACAACGAAGCAAATGCTTAAGGCATGGGCAATCGCATGCCCTGCACAGGAAGGCGTAGCCCCCTGATCGCTCGGACTAGGCGCCCATAGCCTCAGGCTTTTGCTGGTTCCCCTAGAAAGGGGTACCTCACTAGCCATCGGTACCGTATCGTAGCGCTCATTCTCTAGTATCAAACCGAATGGTGATTGACTATAAGATAGCTGGGTGAACAATAGGAATAAAACAGCGAGGGATGTTTTGTGGAGACTCATGATTCAGCTATTGATAAGTGGTTATATACTAATACAGGCGGTCAAGCTGACTACAAATGTATTAAGGAAGGTTTAAAAAACAAGGTCCTTGGACGGTGAAAAATTGTTCTAACAACAATTCTCTTTTTTTTTATCTTCATTGATCAAAACCATGGTCCACAACAAGGGATATGCCATCGCCAACGTACCATCATACTTCGGCTGACAATGAGTACAAACAAGAATCTACAGACCATCATCGAGCAGGTAGCAAGTGGAGATCAAGATGCAAATGGAGACCTTTTCAAGTTACTCGGAAAAGACCATCAGGTCACCCAAGAATGCTACCAAAAAATTGAAAGTCATTGTGTACGCGCTTACCAGGTCGATCCCGGCCGAGTAGAAGACGCCTTTATGCAAGTTTGGGAAAACTTATCCAAAGCCATTCGGCAGGGCAACTCTTTTGGCTATCAAGAATCTCAGCTCTGCAGCTATCTCATGCAGGCCTGCAAGCGCCATTTATTAAAAGAAATCACGAAGTCCAGGCTAGACTATGATCGTCTTCCCCTACCCCATCAGATCGAAGCAGATGCCGTATCGATCTCATTAGGAGAAGCCATTGATGATGCCCTAATAGAAATGGGAGAAAGCTGTAGCCCCACCTTACCGACCTACTTTAGAACCGCCTACAATAAAAAACTTGAAAAGCAGATTCCTTTAGCCTGTATCCTACGATTCTTTGGCTTTGTTCGACAATCCGCCAGTGGAGAAGCGCTCCTCCAATTCGAGATCATACTAGAAAAATCCGTCCATCAACTCGACTCCTCTTGTAAATACCTACTGCAGCAATTTTACACCAAAAGCCAGTCCCTACAGCATCTAGCCAAAAAGTTTGGGGTATCTTATGGAAGTGCCAAGAATAAACGGAAAAACTGCATGGAAAAATGTCAGCGGCTAGCCTTACGATCCCTTAAAAAACATTACTCATCCCTAAGCTAAATCAAACCCGTGAAAGACAATATATTCGATCTCATAGACCAATACGCAAACGGTGAACTCAACGAAAGACAGTCCACCGAAGTAGAAGCCAAAATCAAGTCTGATCCCGAGTACAAGCGGCTATGGGATTATCATCAGACCCTACGCAGCGCCATCAGCCATTCCAAATTGACAGCCGAAGCCCAAGCCCCGAACGTAAGTCGCCAAAGTAGTTCTAAGGAGCCTCGTCAATTGTGGATAAAACGAGCAGCTGCCGCCTCAGTTATCGCACTGATCGGCCTACTGCTCTACCTTTTCCTACCAAGAATCGACGACGGTGCCCTAGTCAAAAAAGACCCAGAATGGGAAAGCCCCACAACAGATGAAGAGGAAGGCATAATTGGATCCTCAGGAAATCGGCTCAAGCAAGAAATCACCTATACGGAGCTACAGATCGAGAACGAGAAGATAGCAGCACAAAAAAGCACAAGGAGAACCATTACCATCATAGTCGCCGAAGAAAAAAATACAGTTTATCAGCTCAATGAAAATGGCTTAGAACTCCAAACTAGCAAGTCTACCCTGAAGCAAGTCGAAGCCCCGCATTGGGTATTATTGCAAAAAGGCTCTGAGGAGCAACAGTATCTCCGATGGCAAGGAAAATGGTATCTAATCTCCTATAGGGAAGAAATACAAGCCCTAGAAGAAATACAAGACGCTAGTCTACTACCATATTTAGAAAAAGTGGAATAGCCGATCACTCGATCAGTACAAAGCCCGCCCAGTAGTAGGGATGCGGATATTTTTCTTGCAAAGCCGATTGAGCCTTATGGAAGGCCTCATGGATAGTCATTTCTTCAGCAAGCCACAAACGGTAAAAATGTTCCATAAACTCTACCGTATGATGACTATCGGAAATCGTCCAAAGCGTAGCAATCAGGTAGTCAGCACCAGCCATTCTAAAGGTTCTTTGCAAACCAAACACCCCTTCCGTGCCGATGATATCCCCCAAGGCCGTTTCGCAAGCAGACAAAACTACCAACACAGTATTTTGCAGATTACTGTTAGAAATTTCGCGAGCAGTAAGAATACCATTTTCATTTTCCGGAATAGAATCCGTATTCAACCAAACCCGGTTTGCACCTGCCAGTACCAATCCCGAGCGCAGCAAAGGATCAGCCGCATGCTGAAAATAGTTAGATTTATCAATGATTGGATTCTCATCTTGGATCTCTTCAGAGAACGAAAAGCCGTGCGTAGCCAAGTGCAAGATATGCGGAGCATTCCCAGCAGCCCCCATCCCATGAAAGGATTCTTCCGTAGCCACTAAGCCCTGCAAAGTAGTCGTTTCAATAGCATTGGCCTGAAAAAGCTGTGCAAGTCGATTCAACTCAAGCAAAGAATTGGGAAGATGTCCCCAACCAGCCCCACGCGTAACACGCTTTCGAGATCTTCTTCGTTTCTTCTTTTTTCGGCCTCGAACACCACGTTTGCCATCTACTTTTCCTGCACCATAGTCCACCCCACCGTAGATTCTAGCAGAAGTCGGCCTTTGAGGCTTCAAGCCTCTATTCTTTAATAAATTCCTACCACTACTGATGTATTGTAGCTGGTAGTTTTCCATCAATGGATTCCCCTTCGAATCAGGAATAGCCGCAAAGGTAAGGCGATGCAGCAATCCAGCAGGCGCATAATAAATCTTAGTCGGCGCCTCGATAAGCTGTTCTATCGGTTTCCAAAGCAAATCATACAAACGCTTTGAGTAGAGCGATTTGATCTTCTTCTTTTGGCTAGGAAAAGGCCGAAGCAACAAGGTCTCTAGATCCTTTTCCTCAAAAAGCGGCACCATTTTCGGGGAGGCCCAGTCCTTTCTGTTGAGCAAGGCGCAGTAAATGATACTATCAGACCATTGCTCATCTCGATAGAATTGAAAATGCAGGAATTCGACGGCAACTTCCTCATCTCGCAGTACCGACTGGACCTCTCGCCAGCTAGTAGTCCGTTGAAAGGGGTATGGAACCCGGGTAGCTTGCGTAAGATCTTCATCTAGCTGCTCCAGTCGTCTTTCCAGGCTATCCAGACCTGCCCGCTTTTCAAGCGGGCGCTCATAGCGTTTGTTCAGTATTCTCTTAAGCCGCAGCCATTCCGAATAATTTGCTTTAAGGCTAGCATCTTTCGAAGCCGTAATCTCCTGAATAAATGCGCGATTGCTATCCATCAGTAGGCCTTTCAGCAACAAGGAAACATCATAGAGCAATCCAGCCGCGGCAGGCACGTTATTATACAACTCATAGAGCTCCGACGAAAAAATCGTCAATTCTCGGCTGATGGAACGCACAAATTTGGCACGACCAGCCTCACTCAAGACATCGAAGTTTCGATTGATATTTACTTGTGTCGCCCTAATATACTCCTCAAAAAAGGGCAGCGCCTCCTGATAACGCTCGAAACTACAATACAGAGAACCCAGCCCTCTCACATAAACATTATACGCGCCAGAAGTACCAATACGTTCCCGGTAACCCGCAACTACTCTTTCAAATTTATCCAGTGCAGCAGTCAAATCCTTCCTCCGGTAGTCTATGACCGCCAAAGTATGGAGGTCTTCGAAGTAGCTTGAATGATGGGCACCAAAGAGGTGTTCCCGGATGCCAATGCCTCGAGCCTGTGCAGCTTCTGCCTCATCATACTTCATCAAATCGATATAGAGGTTGGCCAAATTATGCAGCGCGATGGCCATCGTAGAAGAAGTATCCAAATTGTTACGTTGGAGCAACTCAATCTGTCTCTTGAAAAAGGGGATAGCCTCTTGGTATTTCTTTGTGTACTTATAATACAGTCCCAAATCCCCAACCACACTAGAAAAATACGGATTGAGGGTATCCTGCTTTGCCTCATAGATCGAACGCGCCTTATCTAACCATTCCTTGGCCCGTTCATAGTCTCTAAAATCCAGATATAGTCCTCCCAATTTAAAAGCCTGGATAGCATACTGCGGTTGATCCGTACCATATACCTTACCCATTACTTCCAAACTAGACTTCCTCAGCAAGATGGCCTTATCCTCGCGTCCCATGGCAGAATTCAGATCCGCGGCCAGCCCTTGCAGTTCAGCGAGTTTAGAGTGCTTCGCTCCATAAAATATCTCGGCCTTCATTAACATCTTCCGATAATAGGTTTCTGCCTCCTCATATCTCCCCATCCGCTCATACACGGAACCCACCTTTTCCAGGGCATCAATATAATCCCTACCCATAGAGTCCGTAAGGGCAGTGAGCTCCAAACTTTCCTGCAAATAGGGCAAAGCCTTGTTGTATTTTCCTCGGTTGTTATAGATCGCCCCAATATTCCGAATACAAGCGGCATATCTAATATCCCCGGGGCCATCGCTTTCCCGCTTCCAGATCGCTGCTGCTTTCTTCAAGTAGAAAATAGAAGAATCAATCTTTTGCAAATAAAAATAGTTGACGCCCAGATTATTGATACAAACCGCAGCATGGAGGCTAGAATCCCCCATAATCCGGCTACGGATTTGCAAGGACTCCTGATAGAGTTGCTGTGCTTGGCGATAATCACTGAAGCGCTGTCGATTTTGGGCCATACCCAATAAGTAGGTAGAGTACGGATAATAGTCAGAAATAGATTCTCCCAGAAAGCTATTCAACACCTCAATAACTTCCTGATACTGCGCAAACTGTTCTTTGTACATCTCCAGTCTGCCCAAGACTTCCGCTCTGCTCGAAAGCAGATCTACATAAACCGTATCCTCTACCCCCACCTGCTGCTGATAGCTTTCGATGGCTTCAGTAGCAAAAGTCAGAGCTTCCTCGTACTTACGATCCCCATAATTCTTGGCGCCTAGGCTATCCAAGCTTTGCCAGCTTTGGCCCGCAAGAGTGAACGTGGTCAGAAATAAATATGTCAGCACCGTGGCAAATGGAGGTGGTAAGGT includes:
- a CDS encoding C1 family peptidase, with protein sequence MSLHKTSLAVLFLLFTQLSYSQSPFGLILENERYDTVPMASEVPLSRGTSKSLRLWAPSPSDQGATPSCAGHAIAHALSICFVVDAPEPTTNPHEVQQQRLSASFIYNQIKVGPGRGDGASLLNGFRLAKAIGDCYERDFPNNTSPEVKPSTEHFRSAADFRIQSFGKLDNGNIDTMVFQNRIKGQLEDASPVVIGLDVPLNWKLTAATYWDQEDLAGHAMVIIGFNDLKGEFELMNSFGPDWADNGFISLRYELVMKHLHYAYVATLR
- a CDS encoding CHAT domain-containing protein, whose amino-acid sequence is MTTLPPPFATVLTYLFLTTFTLAGQSWQSLDSLGAKNYGDRKYEEALTFATEAIESYQQQVGVEDTVYVDLLSSRAEVLGRLEMYKEQFAQYQEVIEVLNSFLGESISDYYPYSTYLLGMAQNRQRFSDYRQAQQLYQESLQIRSRIMGDSSLHAAVCINNLGVNYFYLQKIDSSIFYLKKAAAIWKRESDGPGDIRYAACIRNIGAIYNNRGKYNKALPYLQESLELTALTDSMGRDYIDALEKVGSVYERMGRYEEAETYYRKMLMKAEIFYGAKHSKLAELQGLAADLNSAMGREDKAILLRKSSLEVMGKVYGTDQPQYAIQAFKLGGLYLDFRDYERAKEWLDKARSIYEAKQDTLNPYFSSVVGDLGLYYKYTKKYQEAIPFFKRQIELLQRNNLDTSSTMAIALHNLANLYIDLMKYDEAEAAQARGIGIREHLFGAHHSSYFEDLHTLAVIDYRRKDLTAALDKFERVVAGYRERIGTSGAYNVYVRGLGSLYCSFERYQEALPFFEEYIRATQVNINRNFDVLSEAGRAKFVRSISRELTIFSSELYELYNNVPAAAGLLYDVSLLLKGLLMDSNRAFIQEITASKDASLKANYSEWLRLKRILNKRYERPLEKRAGLDSLERRLEQLDEDLTQATRVPYPFQRTTSWREVQSVLRDEEVAVEFLHFQFYRDEQWSDSIIYCALLNRKDWASPKMVPLFEEKDLETLLLRPFPSQKKKIKSLYSKRLYDLLWKPIEQLIEAPTKIYYAPAGLLHRLTFAAIPDSKGNPLMENYQLQYISSGRNLLKNRGLKPQRPTSARIYGGVDYGAGKVDGKRGVRGRKKKKRRRSRKRVTRGAGWGHLPNSLLELNRLAQLFQANAIETTTLQGLVATEESFHGMGAAGNAPHILHLATHGFSFSEEIQDENPIIDKSNYFQHAADPLLRSGLVLAGANRVWLNTDSIPENENGILTAREISNSNLQNTVLVVLSACETALGDIIGTEGVFGLQRTFRMAGADYLIATLWTISDSHHTVEFMEHFYRLWLAEEMTIHEAFHKAQSALQEKYPHPYYWAGFVLIE